A stretch of Mesoplodon densirostris isolate mMesDen1 chromosome 7, mMesDen1 primary haplotype, whole genome shotgun sequence DNA encodes these proteins:
- the MSANTD4 gene encoding myb/SANT-like DNA-binding domain-containing protein 4: MKQLKRKRKSNFSVQETQTLLKEITKRKEVIFSKQLNTTINVMKRMAWEEIAQCVNAVGEGEQRTGTEVKRRYLDWRALMKRKRMKANIKLVGSGFPLPTSDLDDSLTEEIDEKIGFRNDTNFDWQNVADFRDAGGSLTEVKVEEEERDPQSPEFEIEEEEEMLSSVIPDSRRESELPDFPHIDEFFTLNSTPSRSAYDEPHLLVNIEKQKLELEKRRLDIEAERLQVEKERLQIEKERLRQLDMEHERLQLEKERLQIEREKLRLQIVTSEKPSLENELGQGEKSIYQPQDIETEKLKLERERLQLEKDRLQFLKFESEKLQIEKERLQVEKERLRMQKEGHLQ; encoded by the exons ATGAAGcaattgaaaaggaaaaggaaaagcaatttCAGTGTACAAGAAACTCAGACCCTtttgaaagaaattacaaaaaggaaagaagtcattTTTTCCAAGCAGCTCAATACAACAATAAATGTGATGAAGCGAATGGCTTGGGAGGAGATTGCACAGTGTGTGAATGCTGTAggagaaggagaacagagaaCAGGGACAGAAGTGAAAAGGAGGTACCTTGACTGGCGAGCACTtatgaagagaaagaggatgaagGCGAACATTAAGCTAGTTGGTTCGGGGTTTCCCCTTCCCACATCTGATTTAGATGACTCTCTCACTGAAGAGATAGATGAAAAGATTGGATTCCGAAATGATACAAATTTTGATTGGCAAAATGTGGCAGATTTCAGGGatgcaggtggatccttaactgAAGTCaaagtggaagaggaagaaagagatccCCAGAGTCCTGAA tttgagattgaagaggaagaagaaatgttGTCATCAGTCATACCAGATTCCAGGAGGGAAAGTGAGCTTCCTGATTTCCCCCACATTGATGAGTTTTTTACTCTGAATTCAACACCATCTAGGTCTGCATATGATGAGCCCCATTTGCTTGTAAACATAGAGAAACAGAAACTAGAATTGGAAAAACGACGGCTCGATATTGAGGCTGAAAGACTGCAGGTAGAGAAGGAACGCCTACAGATTGAgaaagagaggctgcgacagttaGACATGGAGCATGAGCGGCTTCAGCTGGAGAAGGAGCGGCTGCAGATTGAAAGAGAGAAGTTGAGGTTACAGATAGTCACCTCAGAGAAACCATCTTTGGAAAATGAACTTGGTCAAGGAGAAAAGTCCATATATCAACCACAGGATATagaaacagagaagttaaaacTTGAGAGAGAACGCTTGCAACTGGAAAAAGATAGgctgcagtttttaaaatttgaatcagAGAAGCTGCAGATTGAAAAGGAGCGCTTACaagtaga